The DNA segment TCATCAAATCCAAGTTGAATGAGGGCAAGAGTTGCCAGATCCGTTTCTCTGTCTTCTGGATCTGTTTTTGTTGATTCATCACTCAGGAAAGTTTCTAGTTTTTTTAAGTTCTGTTTGATTTCGAAAAGAATTTTTTCAGAAGTTTTTCCCTTCACTTTCGGAATTTTTTCCAAAGTTTTTCTGTCATCTTCTTTGGCAATTTTGTACAAATCGTCCGCTTGAAAAAAAGATAAAATTTTTAAGGCAGTGAGTTCTCCAATTCCATGCAAAGATTTGATGAGTTGGAAAAGTTCCCTGTCTTTTCTTGTGGAAAATCCAAACAAACGTTCTCCTCTGTCTGTGATGGAATGAAAGATATGTAAAAAAATCTCCTCTTTCATTTTTTCCTTACATTCTAAATGTAAGGGAAAGGGAATATGAATTTCATATCCGACACCTGCTACATCAAGGACCAGGTGATCCATTTCTAATTGAATTAATTTCCCACGTAAACTTGCAATCATCGTATCGGTTCCGCTTCCAAATTCTAGGAATCCATCTCTCTGGCGACAACTCTTTTGTTTTCCATCCCAGATACAAGGGACATCCGGGTTATAGAGATTCTCTTTTGCCTGGTTTTACAAAGAAAAGGAGGTTGAATTTTTGCATCCATCTTGTAAAACCAATGAGGTGAAACGAATTCGGTTATCAAAAAATCCTAGTCTGGCACAGTATCTCACTTTGGCAGATTTATTTAAAAATTTACCGCATACGGTTCTTCGGGAAATGAAGGACCAAACAGTTCGGGAATTTTTAGTAGGGGGAGAGATCTTATTCGAAGAAAATTCAGAAGGGAATGATTTATATATTTTAGCTGCAGGCAAACTTCGTTATGAAAAACGAGGTGTCGACGGGTCCATTCGCGACGTAGGTGAATTCAAACGACTTGATATCATTGGAGAACTGAGTTTGTTCACTGGAGAAAGACGATCCGCTACAGTGAAAGCAATTCGCGATTCTGAACTCCTTCGAGTTCCAAGAGATGTGGCTTTGTCCATTTTACTCAAATACCCAGAGAGTCTTTTACAAATCACAAAAATCATCGCGGAACGTTTGGCGAATGCAAAAAAAGAAAACCAGGAATTTGTTCCGCTTTCTCGAACCTTTTCTATTTTAACAGCTCTTCCAAAAAATTACTTAGATGAAATCATTCATAAAATTGGTCTCGTATTCCTAAGGTACGGATCTTTTTGTGTTATTGATGAAAAGGTTTTTTTCGATCGAACAAGCGAATTGCAGTCGTTAGATGAAAAAGACAGAGAACCTTGGATCATCCGTTTTTTTTCTCAAATGGAAGCAGAATATGATTTTGTTTTTTACCTCTTAGAAGACAAAAAAGAATTCACGACTTGGTCGGAGAGGGCTCTTCGTCAGTCTGATTCCATTTTATTCATCAAAGAGGCAACGGCTGACCCAAACTGCATTCAGTTAGAATCTCTTCTCGATAAAAAACAAATCAAAGAAAGAAACCAAATTCTCGTCCTTCTCCAACCGAATGCAGTGGATGTGGTTCCAGGGACCATCAAACATTTACAAAAAAGAAAGTTCCAACGGCATTACCATGTGCATTTTGACCGCTTGGATACCTGGGAAAGATTGGGAAGGGGTTTACTTGGAAAATCCATTGGTCTGGCATTGGGAGGTGGGGGTGCCAAAGGATTTGCCCACTTAGGTGTTTTGCGGGCCTTAGAAGAAAACAAAATTCCTATTGATATGGTTTCCGGTACGAGCGCTGGAGCTATTTTTTCTGCTCTCATTGCGATGGGTGAAACAAGTAAAGGTAGTGAAGAAAAAGCAAAGGCCTTTTGGATCTCCAAAGACTTGTTAAATGAATATACAATTCCTGTTTTATCACTGACCACAGGTAAAAAATATACGGAAGCCATTCGGCAATTTTTTGGATCCATCCAAATAGAAGATTTATGGATTCCGTATTTTGCCATCGCAACTGATTTATCACATTCAGAAATTCATGTCTTTGACAAAGGTGATTTATGGAAGGCAATTCGAGCAAGTACATCCATTCCCGGAGTGGTCCCTCCTTTTATTGATGAGGGAGTTGTGTATGTCGATGGAGGAGTGCTTGACAATGTTCCAGGAATTGCCCTGAAAGAACGAGGTGTAGGAAAGATCATTTCTGTAGATGTTTTTGGTGATATTTATCCTGACCAAGACAAGGAATTATCTGCTTATTTTGATAAAACAAATCCTGGTGTGATGACAAATCCTTTGACCCAAATGACAAACTTAATCAACTTTAATGAAATTTTAAGACCCAAGTTTCCACCCATTGGGGACATTATCATTCGATCAATCTTGGCTTCGAGTAGGGACCGGATCCGACAAACAGAAAAGATATCAGATTTGTTTTTGCAAATTCCAACGAATAACTTTGGACTTTTAGATTGGTTTGCTTATGAACGTCTCATTGAACTGGGATATGTATCCTCCGTTGATAAAATCATTAGGAGTCGGGAGAAATTTTTAAATCCTACTTTACAATCAATTCTTTAGGTTATCATAGAAAGTATGTCTTTGCATCGTTACTTTCTTACGGTTTTTCTTCTTTGTTTTTTTATTTTTGGACAAAGACCTTCCCTTTGGGCTCAAAACTTAGATTCCTTAGTGGAATCCGTTTATAATAAACAAGAATCCCTTCTGATTCGTAATGAAATACGCAAACGTTTGGGAGACCGTGCCAACGAAGCTTCCATCAAAGAAATAGTAAAATCCTTACGAGTTTGGGCAGCATTTGAGTCAATGCCCGCTTCTGAATTTGCAGTCGAGGTCGAAAGGTTTGTCATTTTAAAAGATTATGGTTTGAATTGGGAAGAAACAGAGGAATTGATTCCTTACTTTATCACAGCCAAACCAAACAAAAAAGACATTCCTTACTTGGGTAAGTTTTTTAAAGAGATGGCCCTTTCCAAAGTTTCTGAAGAAACAGTTTTCGAAATCTTAAGACTTGCTAAATCCAAACAATGGAGTGGTGCCTCCGTTCTTGTAGCAGGAAGATTGGTGGTTTTATCACAAAA comes from the Leptospira bourretii genome and includes:
- the ruvA gene encoding Holliday junction branch migration protein RuvA, with amino-acid sequence MIASLRGKLIQLEMDHLVLDVAGVGYEIHIPFPLHLECKEKMKEEIFLHIFHSITDRGERLFGFSTRKDRELFQLIKSLHGIGELTALKILSFFQADDLYKIAKEDDRKTLEKIPKVKGKTSEKILFEIKQNLKKLETFLSDESTKTDPEDRETDLATLALIQLGFDEKTATKQVSDVKKVNPLATASEIVKQVITGTR
- a CDS encoding patatin-like phospholipase family protein is translated as MHPSCKTNEVKRIRLSKNPSLAQYLTLADLFKNLPHTVLREMKDQTVREFLVGGEILFEENSEGNDLYILAAGKLRYEKRGVDGSIRDVGEFKRLDIIGELSLFTGERRSATVKAIRDSELLRVPRDVALSILLKYPESLLQITKIIAERLANAKKENQEFVPLSRTFSILTALPKNYLDEIIHKIGLVFLRYGSFCVIDEKVFFDRTSELQSLDEKDREPWIIRFFSQMEAEYDFVFYLLEDKKEFTTWSERALRQSDSILFIKEATADPNCIQLESLLDKKQIKERNQILVLLQPNAVDVVPGTIKHLQKRKFQRHYHVHFDRLDTWERLGRGLLGKSIGLALGGGGAKGFAHLGVLRALEENKIPIDMVSGTSAGAIFSALIAMGETSKGSEEKAKAFWISKDLLNEYTIPVLSLTTGKKYTEAIRQFFGSIQIEDLWIPYFAIATDLSHSEIHVFDKGDLWKAIRASTSIPGVVPPFIDEGVVYVDGGVLDNVPGIALKERGVGKIISVDVFGDIYPDQDKELSAYFDKTNPGVMTNPLTQMTNLINFNEILRPKFPPIGDIIIRSILASSRDRIRQTEKISDLFLQIPTNNFGLLDWFAYERLIELGYVSSVDKIIRSREKFLNPTLQSIL